One Streptomyces coeruleorubidus DNA segment encodes these proteins:
- a CDS encoding RNA polymerase sigma factor gives MGHGGEPRRAQARDGELGAAVERAQSGDEAAFAVAYRIVQPGLLGYLRGLVGEDAEDVASEAWLEIARDLGRFKGDGAGFRGWTATIARHRALDHLRRQRVRPRSSALEQDVLDLPGPHSTHDQALEAMSTEQALRLVSGLPQDQAEAVLLRVVVGLDGPAAARVLGKRPGAVRTAAYRGLKRLATRLGAEGVTDEAPRTLGESNER, from the coding sequence TTGGGCCACGGAGGGGAACCCCGGCGCGCGCAGGCGCGCGACGGGGAACTGGGCGCGGCCGTCGAGCGGGCCCAGAGCGGTGACGAGGCGGCCTTCGCGGTCGCCTACCGGATCGTGCAGCCCGGACTGCTCGGCTATCTGCGCGGACTGGTCGGGGAGGACGCGGAGGACGTGGCCTCCGAGGCCTGGCTGGAGATCGCCCGGGACCTGGGGCGGTTCAAGGGCGACGGGGCCGGGTTCCGGGGCTGGACGGCGACCATCGCCCGGCACCGGGCGCTGGATCATCTGCGCCGCCAGCGCGTACGGCCGAGGTCGTCCGCGCTGGAGCAGGACGTCCTGGACCTGCCGGGGCCGCACAGCACCCACGACCAGGCGCTGGAGGCCATGTCCACCGAGCAGGCCCTGCGGCTGGTCAGCGGCCTGCCGCAGGACCAGGCCGAGGCCGTGCTGCTCCGCGTCGTGGTGGGGCTGGACGGACCCGCCGCCGCCCGCGTCCTGGGCAAGCGGCCCGGGGCCGTACGGACAGCCGCGTACCGGGGCCTGAAACGCCTCGCCACCCGGCTGGGCGCGGAAGGTGTGACGGATGAGGCTCCCAGGACGCTGGGGGAGTCG